The Rhopalosiphum maidis isolate BTI-1 chromosome 1, ASM367621v3, whole genome shotgun sequence genome has a segment encoding these proteins:
- the LOC113551875 gene encoding DNA N6-methyl adenine demethylase-like, protein MGVKYFYSLSAVACFTVVCVSCDLSSSVEEETAAASYEDTKRSLFGDDSALEATHVGSRSNQPLKRFIVPISTSDLGLETSSSRPYFMHQHVQHHKHPRNQQQQQHHHHYNQHPQHQQSPQYHQQHQQPQQQQQMPQSQQQHHSHQYHHQGRGQAAVDHFGFGPSSTGSTGGGGGGYNTDQSDGFYQSLSGGGGGGGGGGGGGGENINFDTTGFTDFVPSSEFRSTSSPAIQSSSSPFSSSPPHQQSSSPFTESAAPFHHSSTFDGGSSGGQLQHMTPSFDPTGFGHEASLAGYGGSGGGGGGGGGGGGGSSAYGSGGYDYAPHHQAPVIHKSIYVHVAPPDDEPPRKQRVILPNVPPKKNYQIVFIKSPTPPSITAPIIPPPPPQPADKTLIYVLHPKQEEAPPIHIPPPPVTQPLKPEVYFIKYKNREESHGGGGGDYGAEHGGGGVGGILPSPGEEFGGGGGGGDSSGYVHRRYGRGDLQTSTPPSAATASNVHTDGTTTADVTSTEHYEDGDGMTPEQREMIEAETTSAAATAGSFTSTAADLDPETSDENVDELMLRGGYSTEYNDASVDSTNLSETHVQLSTTAPKGKNGH, encoded by the exons ATGGGCGTCAAGTATTTTTACTCG CTGTCCGCGGTCGCTTGTTTCACGGTGGTATGCGTCAGTTGCGATTTGTCGTCGTCGGTCGAAGAGGAAACGGCGGCCGCGTCTTATGAGGACACGAAAAGGTCGCTGTTCGGCGATGATAGCGCACTGGAGGCGACGCATGTGGGCAGCAGATCTAACCAGCCACTGAAGCGGTTCATTGTGCCGATCAGTACTTCGGACCTGGGCCTCGAGACTTCCAGCTCAAGACCATACTTCATGCACCAACACGTGCAGCACCACAAACACCCTCGAAAccaacagcaacagcaacacCATCACCACTATAACCAACACCCACAGCACCAACAGTCGCCGCAGTATCATCAGCAACACCAACAGCcgcaacagcaacagcaaaTGCCGCAGTCACAGCAACAGCATCATTCACATCAGTACCATCACCAAGGCCGGGGACAGGCGGCTGTCGATCACTTCGGATTCGGGCCTTCGTCTACGGGCAGCACtggcggtggcggtggtggTTATAACACAGATCAGTCAGACGGCTTTTACCAGTCGTTGAGCGGTGGAGGTGGTGGTGGAGGCGGTGGTGGAGGTGGTGGTGGTGAGAACATAAACTTCGATACGACTGGTTTCACAGACTTTGTGCCTTCCTCCGAGTTCCGGTCCACCAGTTCGCCGGCCATACAGTCTTCTTCGTCGCCGTTCTCGTCTTCGCCGCCACACCAGCAATCGTCGTCACCTTTTACCGAGTCGGCGGCGCCATTCCATCACTCGTCGACATTTGACGGCGGTTCGAGTGGCGGTCAGTTGCAACACATGACGCCGTCGTTTGATCCTACAGGTTTCGGTCACGAAGCCTCTCTGGCTGGTTATGGAGGCAGTggtggcggcggtggtggcggtggtggcggcggtggcggatCTTCGGCTTATGGTTCGGGTGGTTACGATTATGCACCGCACCACCAGGCGCCCGTCATACACAAGTCAATATACGTGCACGTTGCACCACCCGACGACGAACCGCCACGTAAGCAGCGCGTCATCCTGCCTAACGTGCCACCCAAGAAGAACTATCAGATCGTGTTCATCAAGTCACCCACTCCGCCGTCAATCACCGCACCAATTataccaccgccgccgccccaGCCGGCCGACAAGACGCTCATCTACGTGCTGCATCCCAAGCAGGAAGAGGCGCCGCCCATACATATACCGCCACCGCCAGTCACGCAGCCGCTTAAGCCCGAAGTATACTTCATCAAGTACAAGAACCGCGAAGAGTCACACGGCGGTGGAGGTGGTGATTACGGGGCCGAACATGGGGGTGGTGGTGTGGGTGGCATTCTGCCGTCGCCGGGCGAAGAATTTGGTGGCGGTGGTGGCGGAGGTGACTCTTCCGGTTACGTGCACCGGAGGTATGGACGGGGAGACCTCCAAACGTCTACGCCGCCATCGGCCGCCACGGCCTCCAACGTCCACACAGACGGCACCACTACCGCTGATGTAACCTCCACCGAACACTACGAAGACGGTGACGGTATGACACCGGAACAACGGGAAATGATCGAGGCCGAGACGACTTCCGCGGCCGCCACCGCCGGGTCGTTCACTTCCACGGCGGCAGACTTGGACCCCGAGACGTCCGACGAAAACGTCGACGAACTGATGCTCCGGGGCGGCTATAGTACAGAGTACAACGACGCGTCTGTTGACAGTACGAATCTAAGCGAGACCCACGTCCAGTTGTCTACCACCGCACCCAAAGGCAAAAACGGCCATTga